Sequence from the Bacillus thuringiensis genome:
GCGTGCTATATGACCGTGCCAGACAATATGAAGCAACATCGTTTAGAGGGTTATTCCGTTTCTTACGCTTTATCGAGCGTATTTTAGAACGCGGTGATGATATGGGTACGGCGAGAGCTCTAGGTGAACAAGAAGACGTCGTTCGTATTATGACGATTCATAAAAGTAAAGGACTTGAGTTCCCAGTCGTATTTGTCGCTGGACTTGGTCGTCGCTTTAATACACAGGATTTAATGAAGCGTTTCTTACTGCATAAAGACTTCGGTTTCGGTTCACAATTTATCGATCCTCGTAAACGAATTAAATATACGACATTATCGCAACTAGCAATTAAGCGTAAAATGAAAATGGAATTAATTGCGGAAGAAATGCGCGTATTATACGTAGCATTAACGCGTGCAAAAGAGAAGTTAATTTTAATCGGAACAGTGAAAGATGCAACGAAGGAAATGGAGAAATGGCTTGATGCGAGGGAGCATAGTGAATGGTTATTACCAGATCATATACGTGCTGGAGCGTCTTGTTATTTAGACTGGATTGCACCTTCATTATATAGACATCGTGATAGTGAGATGCTTCTTGAATTAGGACAAGGAAGCATTCCAGATGAAGTTTATGGGTATGACACTAGCTGGAAAGTAGAAGTTGTAGACGGTAACACGTTACTTGCACCAGAGCCAGTTCAAGAAGAGAAGCAAGAGTTGTTAGAAGCACTTCGTGAGAAAAAGGCTGTTCCGTTAGAAAGTGAACGGAAAGAAGAAGTGTACGATAGATTAATGTGGAAGTACGGATATGAGGAAGCGACAGCTCATCGTGCAAAGCAATCTGTTACAGAAATAAAGAGAAATTATCAATCTGAAGAAGGTAGCGATAACGCCTTTATTAAAAAACTACGTGCGCCAATTAAAACACGTCCACGCTTTATGGAGAAGAAAGGGCTAACGTACGCAGAGCGCGGAACAGCAGTCCATGCCGTTATGCAGCATGTTGATTTGAAGAAGCCGATTACGATTGAAGTTCTTCAAGAGCAAATTGCTGGAATGGTGAATAAGGAATTATTAACTTTTGAACAAGCAGAAGAAATTGCGATTGAAAAAGTCATTGCGTTCTTTGAAAGTGATTTAGGTAAAAGGGTATTAGCGGCGAAAAGTGTTGAGCGTGAAGTACCATTTACGATGATGCTTGCAGCAGAAGAAGCATATCAAGATTGGCAAGGCAAGAGCGACGAAACGATTCTTGTCCAAGGTGTTATCGACTGTATGATTGAAGAGGAAGATGGTATCACGTTAATCGACTTTAAAACGGATACGATTAAAGGAAAGTTCCCAGGTGGATTCGATCAAGCGAAACCGATTTTAGAAGAGCGATATAAAGTGCAGCTTTCGCTATATGCAAAAGCACTCGAGAAAAGCTTACAACATCCTGTGAAAGAGAAATGTTTATACTTCTTTGATGGGAATCATGTTGTAAAAATTGAAGAATAGAGGAACTTGAAAATGGCAACGGAAAAAACGTTAAGAACGTGTGAAAAAGGACATGAATACTACAAAAGTAGCGATTGTCCAACTTGCCCAACTTGTGAGAAAGAAAAGAAACCAAAAACAGGATTTCTTTCACTTCTTTCATCGCCAGCACGAAATGCGCTAGAGTATCATGGAATTCATACTATAGAAGAACTTTCAAAGTATAGTGAAAAAGAAATTTTAAAACTGCATGGTATGGGACCGGCATCTTTACCTAAATTGAGAGCGGCTCTAGAGGAAAAAGGATTATCATTTAAATAAAATTGTAATCTCATGTAGAAAGAAGAAAAAAGTAGGAGATATCTCCTACTTTTTTTATGCTGTTCCAATCTGATCTTGATCGGCCACATCAGAATCGAACGTATTTGTTGCACTAACACCGTTAAATGTATTCACGACAAATCCAACATTGGAAGCTCCGGATCCATTATAAGCTTTCGTGTTTTCTTTCGGAGACACGTTATAAAAATCTCCTAAATTGAAAGATCCATTACTGTTTTGAACGACGAGATTTCCAACAACAGAAGGCATACCATCCACCTACTTTACTAAGCTTTTTAATTACTATATGAATTATTGTGCAGAAGGTTCATCCGTAATATATTGGCGGATTTGCATAATACGAGAGTTATTAAAAACATAATCAACATTTCCAATTTGAAATCCACCAGAGTTTAAAAGTGTTCGTAATTCAACGTTATTCACTTTAATAAAAGGACACTCATTTATAATGTTTAATTTTACGTCTGTCGTTCGTTTCGGGATTGTAATGTATTCATCTGTAAAGATTTCAAATGCATCTAAGCGACCTTCGTCTTTTATATAACAAGGGAATTCACGATGGACGGCAAGAGCTCTACTTTTTAATTCCATTTGATTTGCATCTCCAACTTGAAATACGGCAGCAATACCTAAGGAAATAATAGAAACATTTTCGACAATAGACACATGATGTAACATAATTTTTCAGTCTCCTTAACCTGGAGTAGGAGGGACATCTGTAACTAATGGTACAAATGGCCCCTCTGTAACAGTTTCGAATGGTGTATCAAGAATAGAAGATAGTATGAGGAAATTTGCATCCCCAATTAAAAAGAGTGCGGACGACGATACACCGTTCATTTTAATCTGTCCGACTTTTAATTCACGATTTACAACGTTAACATTCATACATACTTACTCCTTTCGGAAATTGCCCGGTATGTGTTGAATAAAAGAGAGGAAGGCTTTGTCGATATCATGTTTCATTGCTTGAATAATGATATCTCGTAAATAATCTGGATCTGTTGAAATCCCTTCATGTGATTGCGCTTGTGATAAATAATAAGGAAGTCTATGCTCCATCTGTTTTTTTATGTCATCAACCATCATTTGTCGATACATTTCATCGAGCGGCGTTCTCTCTTCTTGTTCAAAATGGAGAATTCGATTATATGCTTCTTCATCTAAGTAACGATGCATTTCCTGAAGGATGCCTTGGTAAAAATCTGGATTTGTGTCAGTTTCAGGATTGACCTTCAAAGTTTCTGTATCAACTTGAAAATCCTCAATTTGCTGTCCTTTTGCTGAAAATGGGTTTAAACCAATATTTAAAGTTCCATTTAAATTTTCTACTTTTAATTGATCGAATTTGTATTCCACTTTTCCTACAGAAGAGGAGGGGCGATTTTTTAATTCGTTAAGCTCTTCTTGTAATAGGCGTACTTGATCTTCTAAATTTAGGATGGCTGCTTGTTGTACTTGAAGAGCTTGTTGAAGTTGGTGTAAGTAAGTATATATATCTTGATTCATTTTGTGAAACCTCCTTTTCAATAGGGAGGGGAAATATATTCCTGCTATATATTTATGACAAGGATGTCTTAAGAAGAACTAGTTGATGGTTTGATAGAAATAATTTGTCCTTTCGCCTGTAATGGGCGAAGGGGCTCTGTAAATCCGCCAGTATTTGAGAATTTAGATAGAGCTTTAATACTTCCAGCAGTACCAATTTGGAATACAGAAGAGGTTGTAATGCTATCAATTTTAATGCTGTTAATGATGATACTTTGGTTTACATAAAAATTCAATGCAATCGCCTCCTCTAAGTTGAACCAATTATCGCTTGATCAATGACATCTGAATCATTAACAGTCGTTGCGCTTTGATAATTGTAGACAGAGACGTTATCTCCAACATTAAAAGAGCCGGCTCCAGCGAAAGCGCGTGAATAACTAATAGGCCTAATCGCAAATACATCTCCAATATGAAAAATACCACTTGATCCAATATTGACGATACGAATATGTCCGACCATAGCTGGCATACAAAACACCCTTCGTTTTTAAAATTTTCTTTTCTACTATTATATGGGCGTTTTCAATAAAATGTGTGTTTTTTTGAAATAAAAGAAACACACACGTTATTGCGTGTGTGTATCGAGTGTTTGATTAGGGTGAAAATCCGTATGTACATGCCAAATTGCATTTAAGAGCCTGTCCAGTTCTTGGCTACAATCCACTGTTTTTTGAGAAGTCATTCCGTAGCGTTCAGCAAAATAAATCATTTTTTCACGTTTTTTTTCAATCGCTTGCTCAAACATTGAAATCGGCTCCATCTCTAAATGAAATTTTTAGTATATATGTAGTACATATTATACAAAAACCCAATAAAAAAGAAATACCTTCGCTAAAAAAAGTAAAATTTCTACATTTTATGCCAAATAATAAAGGAGTAACGAACAGGATATGAGAAGAATATTGTAAAAATTAGCGTGTATGAGAAGGTTTTTTTCTTACGGATGCGAATACAATTAAAGGGTATGAGTTTTAGGATGGAGAGTGGAAATATTGCGTTTGGTAACGGCGAAAAAAGAAGAAAAGGTATTTGTAGGTATTGTAGATGAAGAGGGAGAAAAGGTATTGCACTTAAGGGAAGCGCAAAGGCAAAAGGGAGAAAAGGTTACAATCCCTATTACAATGTTAGAGTGTATTGAAAGAGGAACCGAATGTTTTGAAAAAATATGTGATATTGTAAATTGGGCGAAGGAAAATGAAGGAACGGCGTATTATCCGTTAACTGAAGTGAAAATATTAGCACCTATTCCAAGGCCAAGGAAGAATATTCTTTGCGTTGGAAAAAATTATCGTGAGCATGCGATAGAAATGGGCGGAGTAGAGTCAATTCCAGAAAATATACTGATCTTTACGAAAGCGCCAACGACAGTTATTGGAATGGATGAAAAAATTAATAGTCATCCTCACGCAACAAATGAACTAGACTATGAAGGCGAACTAGCTATCATCATTGGTAAGCGAGGGAAACAAATAAAAAAAGAAAAAGCGCTTGAGCATGTTTTTGGTTATACCATTATAAATGATATAACTGCTCGCGACATTCAAAGGAAGCATAAACAATTTTTCCTTGGAAAAAGTTTCGATACATTTTGTCCGATGGGACCGTATTTAATTCATAAATCAATGGTTGAAACGCCAAATGCGTTACACATTGAAACGGTAGTGAATGGGGAAGTAAGGCAAACTTCAAATACAAATAAAATGATTTTTTCAATAGAAGAAATTATTTCAACGATAAGTAAAGGCATGACGTTAGAACCAGGAGATATTATCGCAACAGGAACGCCGTCTGGAGTCGGAAAAGGTTTCACACCACCGAAGTTTTTACATGCTGGCGATGAAGTTGTCATTACAGTAGAAGGCATTGGTACTTTGCGAAATATAGTGAAATGAAAAAAGAGCTATCTTATCGAAGATAGCTCTTTTTTATGGTCTTGGGTTATAGAGGTAATCAATAATAGAAAAAATGTAAAGGCCAATGAATGCAAGTGTACAAATGCCAAATAGTATAACCGTAAGTGCACTTTTTTCTCGTCCGAAACCAATGATAGTAAGAATAACAGCAGTCCAAAATGATGCTTTCAGTAGTGTGAATGTAGTAGAAGTTGAGTAGTTAATAAGCAATGTTGTGGAAAGTAGGAAGCCAAAGAATGTAACTAAAATAAAAGATGTAGCCAAATAGTTAATATGTTTACCATACCTTAATAACATATCGAATCTCCTTTACAATTTTAAAAGGCAGAAAATTACAACTTTATTTTAGTATAAATCAATATAAAAAGAAAGAGGTTGTCCCAACATGTAGGACAACCTCTCTATTATTACGATAATACCGCTTTAATTTTTTGGAATGCCCACTCTAAATCTTCTTCAGAGATTACTAGAGGTGGTGCGATACGAATTACATTTTCGTGTGTTTCTTTACATAATAGACCAGCTGCTTTTAGTTGTTCACAGTAAGGACGAGCTGGCTCGTTTAATTCGATACCGATGAATAAACCTTTACCACGAACTTCAGTGATCATTGGGTTATCAATTTCTTTTAATTGCCCAACTAATTTTTCACCTAATTGAAGAGAACGCTCTGTTAATTTTTCTTCTTCTAACACTTCAAGAGCTGCGATAGAAACAGCACATGCAAGTGGGTTACCACCGAATGTAGAACCGTGAGAACCTGGCTCGAATACGCCTAAAATGTCGCGGTTTGCTGCTACGCAAGAGATTGGGAACACGCCGCCACCAAGCGCTTTACCAAGTATGTACATGTCAGGAGTTACGTTGTCCCAGTCACAAGCGAATACTTTACCAGTACGGCCTAAACCTGTTTGGATTTCATCTGCTACGAATAAAACGTTTTCTTTTTTACATACTTCAAGAGCTTCTTTTAAGTAACCAGCTGGTGGGATATTAATTCCTGCTTCACCTTGAATTGGCTCTAAAATGAATGCTGCTGTGTTTGGCGTAATTGCAGCTTTTAATGCTTCTAAATCACCGTAAGGAATTACAACGATGCCAGGAAGCATTGGACCGAATCCACGCTTGTACTCTTCGTTTGAAGACATAGAAACAGAACCCATTGTACGTCCATGGAAGTTATCTTCACAAACGATAATTTCAGCACGGTTTGCTTCTACTTTCTTCACGTCATAAGCCCAGCGGCGAACTGTTTTAATTGCAGTTTCAACAGCCTCAGCACCCGTATTCATAGGAAGTACCATTTCTTTATTAGTTAGTTTCGCAACTTTTTCGTACCAAGGACCTAATTGATCGCTATGGAAAGCACGAGAAGTTAACGTAACACGATTAGCTTGGTCAATTAAAGCGTTAATAATTTTTGGGTGACGATGACCTTGGTTTACTGCAGAATATGCACTTAATAAGTCCATATAGCGGTTTCCTTCAGGATCTTCTACCCAAACACCTTCTGCTTTAGAAATAACGATTGGAAGTGGATGATAGTTATTTGCCCCGTATGTGTCTGTAAGTTCGATAATATCCTTAGTTTGAATCATGATTGTTCCCCCTTTTGTTATTACAAGAAGTTTGTAAATACTCTAAATATTATAGCATTTAAATGTAAAAAAGCGAAACATTTCCTGAAAATAAATGAACATGTTATCATATAGAGTGAAAAAGTGTGAAAAGAGGAGGTAAGGGATACGATGGTACATATGCATATTACAGCATGGGCGTTAGGTTTAATTTTATTCTTTGTGGCGTATTCACTTTATTCAGCAGGAAGAAAAGGGAAAGGCGTACATATGGGGCTTCGTCTTATGTACATTATCATTATTGTGACGGGCGTTTGGTTATACTTAGATCAAACTATAGTTGATAAGAGCTATCACATGTGGTACGGTCTAAAAATGCTAGCTGGTATTTTAGTTATCGCTGGAATGGAAATGGTTCTTGTGAAAATGAGCAAAAACAAGGCAACGGGGGCATTCTGGGGATTATTTATTATCGCGCTTGTAGCGGTATTTTATCTAGGACTGAAATTACCGATTGGTTGGCAAGTATTCTAATAAAGAAAATAAAACCACCTTATAATCTCAAA
This genomic interval carries:
- a CDS encoding RNA polymerase alpha subunit C-terminal domain-containing protein, whose amino-acid sequence is MATEKTLRTCEKGHEYYKSSDCPTCPTCEKEKKPKTGFLSLLSSPARNALEYHGIHTIEELSKYSEKEILKLHGMGPASLPKLRAALEEKGLSFK
- the gerPF gene encoding spore germination protein GerPF; this encodes MPSVVGNLVVQNSNGSFNLGDFYNVSPKENTKAYNGSGASNVGFVVNTFNGVSATNTFDSDVADQDQIGTA
- a CDS encoding spore germination protein GerPE, encoding MLHHVSIVENVSIISLGIAAVFQVGDANQMELKSRALAVHREFPCYIKDEGRLDAFEIFTDEYITIPKRTTDVKLNIINECPFIKVNNVELRTLLNSGGFQIGNVDYVFNNSRIMQIRQYITDEPSAQ
- the gerPD gene encoding spore germination protein GerPD codes for the protein MNVNVVNRELKVGQIKMNGVSSSALFLIGDANFLILSSILDTPFETVTEGPFVPLVTDVPPTPG
- the gerPC gene encoding spore germination protein GerPC, with the translated sequence MNQDIYTYLHQLQQALQVQQAAILNLEDQVRLLQEELNELKNRPSSSVGKVEYKFDQLKVENLNGTLNIGLNPFSAKGQQIEDFQVDTETLKVNPETDTNPDFYQGILQEMHRYLDEEAYNRILHFEQEERTPLDEMYRQMMVDDIKKQMEHRLPYYLSQAQSHEGISTDPDYLRDIIIQAMKHDIDKAFLSFIQHIPGNFRKE
- the gerPB gene encoding spore germination protein GerPB — translated: MNFYVNQSIIINSIKIDSITTSSVFQIGTAGSIKALSKFSNTGGFTEPLRPLQAKGQIISIKPSTSSS
- the gerPA gene encoding spore germination protein GerPA, producing MPAMVGHIRIVNIGSSGIFHIGDVFAIRPISYSRAFAGAGSFNVGDNVSVYNYQSATTVNDSDVIDQAIIGST
- a CDS encoding aspartyl-phosphate phosphatase Spo0E family protein, giving the protein MFEQAIEKKREKMIYFAERYGMTSQKTVDCSQELDRLLNAIWHVHTDFHPNQTLDTHTQ
- a CDS encoding fumarylacetoacetate hydrolase family protein, whose translation is MRLVTAKKEEKVFVGIVDEEGEKVLHLREAQRQKGEKVTIPITMLECIERGTECFEKICDIVNWAKENEGTAYYPLTEVKILAPIPRPRKNILCVGKNYREHAIEMGGVESIPENILIFTKAPTTVIGMDEKINSHPHATNELDYEGELAIIIGKRGKQIKKEKALEHVFGYTIINDITARDIQRKHKQFFLGKSFDTFCPMGPYLIHKSMVETPNALHIETVVNGEVRQTSNTNKMIFSIEEIISTISKGMTLEPGDIIATGTPSGVGKGFTPPKFLHAGDEVVITVEGIGTLRNIVK
- the rocD gene encoding ornithine aminotransferase, which gives rise to MIQTKDIIELTDTYGANNYHPLPIVISKAEGVWVEDPEGNRYMDLLSAYSAVNQGHRHPKIINALIDQANRVTLTSRAFHSDQLGPWYEKVAKLTNKEMVLPMNTGAEAVETAIKTVRRWAYDVKKVEANRAEIIVCEDNFHGRTMGSVSMSSNEEYKRGFGPMLPGIVVIPYGDLEALKAAITPNTAAFILEPIQGEAGINIPPAGYLKEALEVCKKENVLFVADEIQTGLGRTGKVFACDWDNVTPDMYILGKALGGGVFPISCVAANRDILGVFEPGSHGSTFGGNPLACAVSIAALEVLEEEKLTERSLQLGEKLVGQLKEIDNPMITEVRGKGLFIGIELNEPARPYCEQLKAAGLLCKETHENVIRIAPPLVISEEDLEWAFQKIKAVLS
- a CDS encoding YisL family protein, with the translated sequence MVHMHITAWALGLILFFVAYSLYSAGRKGKGVHMGLRLMYIIIIVTGVWLYLDQTIVDKSYHMWYGLKMLAGILVIAGMEMVLVKMSKNKATGAFWGLFIIALVAVFYLGLKLPIGWQVF